The proteins below are encoded in one region of Silene latifolia isolate original U9 population chromosome 2, ASM4854445v1, whole genome shotgun sequence:
- the LOC141629262 gene encoding cyanidin 3-O-galactoside 2''-O-xylosyltransferase FGGT1-like — protein sequence MNVLEEHKTNVDYEESKPLHIVMYPWFALGHITPFLQLANILAQNCHKVSFILPNKIQHKLTPLNHHPHLINFIPITVPPVQGLPLGAETTADVPFEGRSYVMAAMDLTKDTIDLLLSQLKPDLVFFDFTEWLPGLASKHGAKSLYFATLFAVSGAYFLPRARAASESGRDLTRPPPGFPASKSMIRLRAHEALAVGNALTQMEFGGPGKSILQRHAIALEACDAFVVKTCNEMEGVYCDFIRKIYSKPVLLAGLVAPEPPAGTLDENLASWLDGFGKGTLIYCALGSECFLSKDRFQELVLGLELTGRPFLAALKAPVECKTIETALPQGFVERTKSRGVVIGGWVQQQLIMQHPSVGCFVTHCGAGSITEALVSHCQLVLLPQVTDQFINSRMLSLDLQIGVEVEKGDDGHFSKNQVCEAIEVMMDGESLVGQNARVNHEKWREFLLVRSLEHSYITDFIQSLRSLLLSSDGP from the exons ATGAATGTATTAGAAGAACACAAAACTAATGTTGACTATGAAGAAAGTAAGCCATTACATATAGTAATGTACCCATGGTTTGCTTTAGGCCACATTACACCTTTCTTACAATTAGCTAACATACTTGCTCAAAACTGCCACAAAGTCTCTTTTATCCTTCCTAACAAAATCCAACACAAGTTAACCCCTTTAAACCACCATCCTCACCTCATCAATTTCATCCCCATCACCGTCCCGCCCGTCCAAGGGTTGCCTCTGGGTGCGGAGACAACCGCCGATGTTCCCTTTGAGGGTCGATCTTATGTTATGGCCGCCATGGACTTAACCAAAGATACCATTGATTTACTTCTATCTCAACTTAAACCCGACTTGGTTTTCTTTGACTTTACGGAATGGTTGCCTGGGCTAGCCAGCAAACACGGGGCAAAGTCTTTGTACTTTGCCACCTTGTTTGCGGTTAGTGGGGCTTATTTTTTACCCAGGGCAAGAGCTGCTTCTGAGAGTGGCCGAGATTTGACTCGGCCACCTCCAGGGTTCCCGGCCTCCAAGTCCATGATTAGGCTACGAGCCCATGAGGCTCTAGCGGTGGGCAATGCCCTTACTCAGATGGAATTTGGAGGCCCGGGAAAGTCAATACTACAAAGGCACGCTATTGCACTAGAAGCATGTGATGCCTTTGTAGTGAAGACTTGTAATGAGATGGAAGGCGTTTACTGTGATTTCATCCGTAAAATATACTCCAAGCCCGTGTTGCTGGCCGGGCTGGTAGCACCAGAACCACCAGCTGGTACGCTTGATGAGAACTTAGCCAGTTGGCTCGATGGCTTTGGTAAGGGGACATTGATTTATTGTGCCCTTGGTAGTGAATGCTTTCTGAGTAAAGATCGCTTTCAAGAACTTGTGCTTGGGCTTGAACTCACAG GAAGGCCATTTTTAGCAGCACTCAAAGCGCCAGTTGAATGCAAGACAATCGAAACAGCCTTACCACAAGGATTTGTGGAAAGAACAAAGAGTAGAGGAGTAGTAATAGGAGGCTGGGTGCAACAACAACTTATAATGCAACATCCATCAGTAGGATGTTTTGTGACGCATTGTGGGGCCGGGTCAATAACCGAGGCTCTAGTAAGCCACTGTCAACTGGTGTTATTGCCTCAGGTCACTGATCAGTTCATCAACTCTAGAATGTTGAGTTTGGACCTGCAAATCGGAGTAGAAGTTGAAAAGGGAGACGACGGGCATTTCTCGAAAAACCAAGTTTGTGAGGCAATTGAGGTTATGATGGATGGTGAGAGCCTTGTGGGACAAAATGCAAGGGTTAACCATGAGAAATGGAGGGAGTTTTTGCTGGTTAGAAGCCTTGAACATTCTTACATCACTGATTTTATTCAGAGTTTACGAAGTTTGTTGTTATCCAGTGACGGTCCTTAG
- the LOC141642604 gene encoding CDP-diacylglycerol--glycerol-3-phosphate 3-phosphatidyltransferase 1, chloroplastic codes for MAIFRCLQRILKSPKSTTTTTTTLFKSPRQFSLLSQRTPFLSPLYADVTSIHLFPFSFSGPLFLSSPPWKLSQSATPTLVQYDVVLPPPRKLDTLRLLERTKLRFPIKLGFHNDDRDRKESDAQAVNDSIVGSIRRGSSGGGGFVESFVNWPNFVSVSRMVSGPILGWMIVNEWYLPAFVGLAVSGASDWLDGYLARRMGINSVVGSYLDPLADKVLIGCVALAMVENKLLHPGLVGLVVLRDVLLVGGAVYKRASSLSWQWESWYDFFNLDGTRPEKVEPLFISKVNTVFQLILVAAALLQPEFGTTETQAYITYLSCLVASTTVASTASYGVKHLRNRSISISKSY; via the exons ATGGCGATCTTCCGATGCCTTCAACGAATCTTAAAATCCCCAAAATCAACCACTACCACAACTACCACCCTTTTCAAATCGCCGCGccaattctctcttctctcacaaCGCACCCCATTTCTCTCTCCTCTCTATGCTGACGTCACTTCCATACACCTGTTCCCTTTCTCCTTCAGTGGGCCCCTATTCCTGTCGTCTCCGCCATGGAAGCTCTCGCAATCCGCCACGCCTACGCTTGTCCAATACGACGTCGTCTTGCCGCCGCCTCGGAAGCTCGATACTCTGCGGCTTCTGGAGAGGACTAAATTGAGGTTTCCgatcaaattagggtttcacaATGATGATAGAGATAGAAAGGAGAGTGATGCTCAAGCTGTGAATGATAGTATTGTTGGAAGTATTAGAAGGGGGAGTAGTGGAGGTGGTGGATTTGTAGAGAGTTTTGTAAATTGGCCCAATTTCGTGTCGGTTAGCCGAATGGTTTCGGGTCCCATCCTCGGCTG GATGATTGTGAATGAATGGTATCTTCCTGCATTTGTAGGGCTTGCGGTATCTGGTGCCAGTGACTGG CTAGATGGATACCTTGCCAGGAGGATGGGCATTAATTCTGTAGTTGGCTCCTACTTAGATCCTCTTGCAGATAAG GTTTTGATCGGGTGCGTTGCTTTGGCGATGGTGGAAAATAAACTTCTACACC CTGGACTTGTTGGACTGGTTGTGCTTCGAGATGTATTGCTTGTTGGTGGCGCTGTTTACAAGAGAGCCAGTAGCTTAAGTTGGCAG TGGGAGAGCTGGTATGACTTTTTCAACCTTGACGGAACTCGTCCGGAAAAGGTCGAGCCTTTATTTATCAGCAAG GTAAACACAGTTTTCCAACTTATATTAGTTGCTGCTGCTCTCCTGCAACCTGAATTTGGGACCACAGAAACTCAGGCATACATAACCTACTTGAG CTGTCTGGTGGCTTCTACTACAGTGGCTTCGACTGCATCATATGGAGTGAAACACTTAAGGAACCGTTCAATCTCCATTTCAAAGAGCTATTAG